A window of Aricia agestis chromosome 3, ilAriAges1.1, whole genome shotgun sequence contains these coding sequences:
- the LOC121725609 gene encoding histone H2B, which produces MPPKTSGKAAKKSGKAQKNISKSDKKKKKHKRKESYAIYIYKVLKQVHPDTGISSKAMSIMNSFVNDIFERIAAEASRLAHYNKRSTITSREVQTSVRLLLPGELAKHAVSEGTKAVTKYTSSK; this is translated from the coding sequence ATGCCCCCCAAGACGAGCGGTAAGGCTGCGAAGAAGTCTGGAAAGGCGCAAAAGAATATCAGCAAATCTGACAAGAAAAAGAAGAAGCACAAGAGGAAGGAGAGCTACGCTATCTATATTTACAAAGTGCTCAAGCAGGTCCACCCGGACACCGGTATCTCCAGCAAGGCCATGTCTATAATGAACTCGTTCGTTAATGACATTTTCGAGCGCATCGCCGCCGAGGCTTCCCGTCTCGCCCACTACAACAAGCGTTCCACGATCACGTCGAGGGAGGTGCAGACGTCCGTGAGGCTTCTGCTGCCCGGTGAGCTCGCCAAGCACGCCGTCAGTGAAGGCACTAAGGCCGTCACTAAGTACACTAGCTCCAAGtaa